From the genome of Sinanaerobacter sp. ZZT-01:
ATTGCAGTTGCTTTTTCCACAACGAACCGAGTTCCTCATTATAGTGAAAAGGATATTCTGGAAACGAAGATGATATATGATGAGCATCTGGATAGCGTTTTTCGAGCCACAGCGGAAGCGAGTGAAGAAGCAATCCTCAGTTCGCTTTATCACGCGGAAAGCGTCGTTGGTGTTCGAGGCAGTGTTCGAAAAGGATTAAGAGAATACCTAGATCGTATACAAGAATAGGAAGAAGCACCCTCTGTACCTAAAATTAGAGGGTGTTTTTATGCCCTCGACTCCTGCTTTTATTTATTGCCACCATTAGAAAGCACTCTTTGGCATTTATCACCATTTATCAATGATTCGTGAAGTTTTTGTGACGGTGTGTGTAATTCAGATATGTAGGTTTCCATATTTCCGAGAGTATGGTAAACTATAATATAAATCATTTGAGAATGTAGAGAAATGCAAGGTTTGGAAGACTAAAGATCAGAAGACCTTAAAATAAAAAATAACCATATAAAAACAGGAAGGAATACGTAAATGGAGAAATATACCGAGGTCATTCAAAGAATGAAGCGATGGCTGGAGTATCCTGACTTGGAAGCTTCACTTCGTGAAGAGCTGCGTTCTTTGGAACAAGAGATAAAAAAAGAGAACGTTGATGAGACTGCGTTGGAAGAGATTTATGAACGTTTTTATAAGGAACTTGCGTTTGGAACGGGAGGATTGCGAGGTATTTTAGGTGCCGGAACCAACCGAATGAATATCTATACCGTAGGCAAGGTGACACAAGGGCTGGCAAACTATATCAATTGTAAAACTTATATAAAAGGAAAAGCAAAGGCTGCTATTTCCTATGACAGCCGAATTTATTCAAAAGAGTTTGCTGAAAAAGCGGCACAGGTTCTTGCTGCAAACAACATTGATGTGTTTCTTTTTAAAGAATTGATGCCAACACCGATACTCTCTTATGCGGTAAGGTATTTTGGATGTGCCGGGGGGATAATGATAACAGCGAGCCATAATCCGGCAAAATATAACGGATATAAGGCATATAATGAAAAAGGCTGCCAATTAAATCTAGAGGAAGCAGAGGCTGTAATCGCTCAGATGAATCAGATTGACCTTTTTTACGGCGTACAAGCTGTCAAGGGCGACTTTGCTGAGCAGCAGGCGGCAGAGCGGATCGGCCGGATACAATATATTTCAGATGAAGCAGTTACCAAATACATGGAATGTGTCAAGAATGAAAGTACAGGTGTGGACTGCTCGGATTTGTCAGTCGTCTATACACCGCTGAATGGTACAGGAAACCGTCCGGTGCGCCGCATTTTAAGAGAAATCGGAGTTACGGATATCGAAGTTGTGCCGGAACAGGAGCATCCGGATGGAAACTTTCCAACCTGTCCGTATCCGAACCCGGAAAAAATAGAAGCGCTTGAACAAGGACTTGCCTTATGCAAAAAGCGTTGTAGAGAGGCCGACGAGAGTTTATCGGAAAATTCCGAGGCGATTTCCCGGGACATAGTAAAAAAGCCGGATTTGCTTTTGGCTACAGATCCAGATTGTGACCGTGTTGCAGCTGCAATACGCATACAAGACGAAGTAGGCGAAGATGCATTTCAATTGTTGAGCGGAAATGAGATTGGTATTTTACTATTGGACTATCTTTGCAGTATGCGTAAAGATGCGAATAGTAGAAAGAGAGCTGCTCATCCATTGCCAGAACGCCCGATTGTGATTAAAACCATTGTATCAAGCAGGATGATTGAGGTTCTTGCAGCGCATTATGGGCTGGAATTGATTCAGGTATTAACAGGATTTAAATTTATTGGAGAACAGATTGGATGGTTGGAGGATCGAGGGGAAGCACACCGTTTTGTTTTTGGCTTTGAGGAAAGCTATGGTTATCTAGCAGGAAGCTATGTGCGAGATAAGGATGCAGTGAATGGTTCCATGCTTCTTTGTGAGATGACGGCGTATTATAAAAAACAAGGAAAAACTTTAATCGACCACCTGCAGGATCTGTATCAGCAATTTGGATATTATAAAAATGATCTTTTGGATTTTGCCTTTGAAGGAGTACATTGCATGCAGGAAATGCAGAGGCTTTTGGAGGGATTGCGAAAGAATCCGCCTGCGATTATCGCAGGCAGTCTGGTTTCTTCGGTTATTGATTATGAGAGAGATGAAACGAAACTGCCAAAAGCAAACGTCTTGCAGTATTCGTTACAAGATGGAAGCTGCTTTGTTGTTCGACCTTCCGGGACCGAGCCGAAATTAAAAATATATTTCTTCGTGGAAGGAAAAGACTCGGCAGAGGTGAATCATAGATTGGAGAATTTGAAAGAAGACGTTTCAAAATTAGTGCAGAGAAAATTAGACAGAGTATCCGGCTGATGTAATTAGATCAACCGGAAACAATAGGAGAATCAGTATGAGCAAAGCATTGATTGCAATTGATAAAAGTGCATCCTTTCGCGTTTATTTAGCGATTACAACGTCCATGGCGGAGGAAGCGAGAAAGATACACCAGGCAACGCCGCTTGCCGCGGCAGCATTGGGAAGAGTGCTCAC
Proteins encoded in this window:
- a CDS encoding phospho-sugar mutase, which gives rise to MEKYTEVIQRMKRWLEYPDLEASLREELRSLEQEIKKENVDETALEEIYERFYKELAFGTGGLRGILGAGTNRMNIYTVGKVTQGLANYINCKTYIKGKAKAAISYDSRIYSKEFAEKAAQVLAANNIDVFLFKELMPTPILSYAVRYFGCAGGIMITASHNPAKYNGYKAYNEKGCQLNLEEAEAVIAQMNQIDLFYGVQAVKGDFAEQQAAERIGRIQYISDEAVTKYMECVKNESTGVDCSDLSVVYTPLNGTGNRPVRRILREIGVTDIEVVPEQEHPDGNFPTCPYPNPEKIEALEQGLALCKKRCREADESLSENSEAISRDIVKKPDLLLATDPDCDRVAAAIRIQDEVGEDAFQLLSGNEIGILLLDYLCSMRKDANSRKRAAHPLPERPIVIKTIVSSRMIEVLAAHYGLELIQVLTGFKFIGEQIGWLEDRGEAHRFVFGFEESYGYLAGSYVRDKDAVNGSMLLCEMTAYYKKQGKTLIDHLQDLYQQFGYYKNDLLDFAFEGVHCMQEMQRLLEGLRKNPPAIIAGSLVSSVIDYERDETKLPKANVLQYSLQDGSCFVVRPSGTEPKLKIYFFVEGKDSAEVNHRLENLKEDVSKLVQRKLDRVSG